Proteins encoded by one window of Procambarus clarkii isolate CNS0578487 chromosome 55, FALCON_Pclarkii_2.0, whole genome shotgun sequence:
- the LOC123747839 gene encoding uncharacterized protein isoform X2: MMVQETIREALEMMTTETGATADPVHLGDSASSIMNKVQEITLQIPQKQLTVEDLRRMREPVKRLVEAGRVLAVQEDQDGRRSARITLQDGQLYLHPLLRQPTPAHAHTLQESEVVGVLEPSCTLAFRDLGWAGSTRGRVTIQLTPDTPLARQFVLLCTGQRGHTYCNTKLLQVVCKGEPREFVEGGDYESNDGEGGAPLLPDLQGQYRGSGRAGPVLCCDDPGDPRSAQFAITTRDLQGGRQWSYVFGHVVLGVIPYAKPRYPGLATYKQRLETFDLSWTGCVKQTSHELAESRFFFCGLSDHMRCFFCGNGFRNWEPADDPWTLHAQWYPECTFVNIKKDAQFIKNARESSQRRTIKPIDEHLLTGLMEGLGFFPALIEHFGFPDVCVRPALRLYLKSTKDLLPFVTEARCIELMLWYMQESTKAEMGLRGIHHEDVEGRVEPANLEWQSAPSDMETVATANEMDVDVVGSMSGFMSTNLGLRALPSPVET, translated from the exons gtgcaggagaccatcagggaggccctggagatgatgaccacagagacaggtgccacagctgaccctgtacacctgggagactcagcctccagcatcatgaataaagttcaggaaatcactctacagatcccccagaagcaattaaca gttgaggacctccgcaggatgagggagcccgtcaagaggctggtggaggctggccgggtgttggccgtccaggaagaccaagatggccgccgctccgccaggataactctacaagacggacagctgtacctccacccactcctgcgtcagcccacgcccgcccacgcccacaccctccag gagagtgaggttgtgggcgtgctggagccctcctgcaccctggcgttccgtgacctcgggtgggcggggtcaacaagagggcgggtcaccatccagctgacccctgacactccgctggccagacagtttgtgttgttgtgtacgggccagcggggccacacctactgcaacactaaactgttgcagGTGGTGTGCAAGGGTGAGCCGCGGGAGTTTGTGgagggcggagactacgagagtaatgatggtgagggaggagccccactgcttcctgacctccaggggcagtaccggggGTCAGGCCGGGCAGGACCTGTGTTGTGCTGCGATGATCCGGGGGATCCCAGGAGTGCCCAGTtcgccatcaccaccagggacctccagggtgGTCGCCAGTGGTCATATGTCTTCGGTcatgtg GTTCTGGGGGTAATTCCATACGCTAAACCTAGATATCCAGGCTTGGCAACATACAAACAGCGTTTGGAAACATTCGACCTCAGCTGGACTGGTTGTGTCAAGCAAACATCTCACGAATTGGCAGAATCAAGATTTTTCTTCTGTG GCCTAAGTGACCACATGCGCTGCTTTTTCTGTGGGAATGGTTTTCGTAATTGGGAACCCGCTGACGACCCTTGGACACTGCACGCGCAATGGTATCCTGAGTGCACCTTTGTCAACATTAAAAAGGATGCACAGTTCATTAAGAATGCTAGAGAATCTTCGCAGCGTCGAACTATAAAACCCATAGATGAACATCTTTTAACTGGTCTGATGGAAGGTTTGGGTTTTTTCCCAGCATTAATTGAACATTTTGGATTTCCTGATGTCTGTGTGAGACCTGCCTTAAGGCTATATCTCAAAAGCACCAAAGATTTATTACCGTTTGTTACAGAGGCCAGATGTATAGAATTAATGTTGTGGTATATGCAAGAGAGCACTAAAGCCGAAATGGGTTTAAGGGGAATTCATCATGAGGATGTGGAAGGTAGGGTAGAGCCTGCGAATCTGGAATGGCAATCCGCGCCCTCTGACATGGAAACAGTCGCCACAGCTAATGAAATGGATGTCGACGTTGTTGGATCAATGAGCGGATTCATGAGCACTAATCTTGGTTTGCGGGCTTTGCCTTCTCCTGT
- the LOC123747839 gene encoding uncharacterized protein isoform X1 produces MKLLELEDTSVVDMTTQGEEGKTRLQAMLGSLDTVNTAQEVFMTINEVDQCNMEVENWLMKCQELFPDVKTVHTSVKVQETIREALEMMTTETGATADPVHLGDSASSIMNKVQEITLQIPQKQLTVEDLRRMREPVKRLVEAGRVLAVQEDQDGRRSARITLQDGQLYLHPLLRQPTPAHAHTLQESEVVGVLEPSCTLAFRDLGWAGSTRGRVTIQLTPDTPLARQFVLLCTGQRGHTYCNTKLLQVVCKGEPREFVEGGDYESNDGEGGAPLLPDLQGQYRGSGRAGPVLCCDDPGDPRSAQFAITTRDLQGGRQWSYVFGHVVLGVIPYAKPRYPGLATYKQRLETFDLSWTGCVKQTSHELAESRFFFCGLSDHMRCFFCGNGFRNWEPADDPWTLHAQWYPECTFVNIKKDAQFIKNARESSQRRTIKPIDEHLLTGLMEGLGFFPALIEHFGFPDVCVRPALRLYLKSTKDLLPFVTEARCIELMLWYMQESTKAEMGLRGIHHEDVEGRVEPANLEWQSAPSDMETVATANEMDVDVVGSMSGFMSTNLGLRALPSPVET; encoded by the exons atgaaactcttggaactggaggataccagtgtggtggatatgacaacacaaggagaggaagggaagactcggctgcaggccatgttggggagcctcgacacagtcaacacagCACAGGAAGTATTCATGACCATCAATGAAGTTGACCAATGCAACATGGAGGTAGAGAATTGGCTCAtgaagtgccaggaactcttcccagatgtcaagactgtccacacctcagtgaag gtgcaggagaccatcagggaggccctggagatgatgaccacagagacaggtgccacagctgaccctgtacacctgggagactcagcctccagcatcatgaataaagttcaggaaatcactctacagatcccccagaagcaattaaca gttgaggacctccgcaggatgagggagcccgtcaagaggctggtggaggctggccgggtgttggccgtccaggaagaccaagatggccgccgctccgccaggataactctacaagacggacagctgtacctccacccactcctgcgtcagcccacgcccgcccacgcccacaccctccag gagagtgaggttgtgggcgtgctggagccctcctgcaccctggcgttccgtgacctcgggtgggcggggtcaacaagagggcgggtcaccatccagctgacccctgacactccgctggccagacagtttgtgttgttgtgtacgggccagcggggccacacctactgcaacactaaactgttgcagGTGGTGTGCAAGGGTGAGCCGCGGGAGTTTGTGgagggcggagactacgagagtaatgatggtgagggaggagccccactgcttcctgacctccaggggcagtaccggggGTCAGGCCGGGCAGGACCTGTGTTGTGCTGCGATGATCCGGGGGATCCCAGGAGTGCCCAGTtcgccatcaccaccagggacctccagggtgGTCGCCAGTGGTCATATGTCTTCGGTcatgtg GTTCTGGGGGTAATTCCATACGCTAAACCTAGATATCCAGGCTTGGCAACATACAAACAGCGTTTGGAAACATTCGACCTCAGCTGGACTGGTTGTGTCAAGCAAACATCTCACGAATTGGCAGAATCAAGATTTTTCTTCTGTG GCCTAAGTGACCACATGCGCTGCTTTTTCTGTGGGAATGGTTTTCGTAATTGGGAACCCGCTGACGACCCTTGGACACTGCACGCGCAATGGTATCCTGAGTGCACCTTTGTCAACATTAAAAAGGATGCACAGTTCATTAAGAATGCTAGAGAATCTTCGCAGCGTCGAACTATAAAACCCATAGATGAACATCTTTTAACTGGTCTGATGGAAGGTTTGGGTTTTTTCCCAGCATTAATTGAACATTTTGGATTTCCTGATGTCTGTGTGAGACCTGCCTTAAGGCTATATCTCAAAAGCACCAAAGATTTATTACCGTTTGTTACAGAGGCCAGATGTATAGAATTAATGTTGTGGTATATGCAAGAGAGCACTAAAGCCGAAATGGGTTTAAGGGGAATTCATCATGAGGATGTGGAAGGTAGGGTAGAGCCTGCGAATCTGGAATGGCAATCCGCGCCCTCTGACATGGAAACAGTCGCCACAGCTAATGAAATGGATGTCGACGTTGTTGGATCAATGAGCGGATTCATGAGCACTAATCTTGGTTTGCGGGCTTTGCCTTCTCCTGT
- the LOC123747839 gene encoding uncharacterized protein isoform X3: MKLLELEDTSVVDMTTQGEEGKTRLQAMLGSLDTVNTAQEVFMTINEVDQCNMEVENWLMKCQELFPDVKTVHTSVKVQETIREALEMMTTETGATADPVHLGDSASSIMNKVQEITLQIPQKQLTVEDLRRMREPVKRLVEAGRVLAVQEDQDGRRSARITLQDGQLYLHPLLRQPTPAHAHTLQESEVVGVLEPSCTLAFRDLGWAGSTRGRVTIQLTPDTPLARQFVLLCTGQRGHTYCNTKLLQVVCKGEPREFVEGGDYESNDGEGGAPLLPDLQGQYRGSGRAGPVLCCDDPGDPRSAQFAITTRDLQGGRQWSYVFGHVRPHPARKKLK; the protein is encoded by the exons atgaaactcttggaactggaggataccagtgtggtggatatgacaacacaaggagaggaagggaagactcggctgcaggccatgttggggagcctcgacacagtcaacacagCACAGGAAGTATTCATGACCATCAATGAAGTTGACCAATGCAACATGGAGGTAGAGAATTGGCTCAtgaagtgccaggaactcttcccagatgtcaagactgtccacacctcagtgaag gtgcaggagaccatcagggaggccctggagatgatgaccacagagacaggtgccacagctgaccctgtacacctgggagactcagcctccagcatcatgaataaagttcaggaaatcactctacagatcccccagaagcaattaaca gttgaggacctccgcaggatgagggagcccgtcaagaggctggtggaggctggccgggtgttggccgtccaggaagaccaagatggccgccgctccgccaggataactctacaagacggacagctgtacctccacccactcctgcgtcagcccacgcccgcccacgcccacaccctccag gagagtgaggttgtgggcgtgctggagccctcctgcaccctggcgttccgtgacctcgggtgggcggggtcaacaagagggcgggtcaccatccagctgacccctgacactccgctggccagacagtttgtgttgttgtgtacgggccagcggggccacacctactgcaacactaaactgttgcagGTGGTGTGCAAGGGTGAGCCGCGGGAGTTTGTGgagggcggagactacgagagtaatgatggtgagggaggagccccactgcttcctgacctccaggggcagtaccggggGTCAGGCCGGGCAGGACCTGTGTTGTGCTGCGATGATCCGGGGGATCCCAGGAGTGCCCAGTtcgccatcaccaccagggacctccagggtgGTCGCCAGTGGTCATATGTCTTCGGTcatgtg AGACCCCACCCCGCGAGGAAGAAACTAAAATGA
- the LOC123747839 gene encoding uncharacterized protein isoform X4: protein MKLLELEDTSVVDMTTQGEEGKTRLQAMLGSLDTVNTAQEVFMTINEVDQCNMEVENWLMKCQELFPDVKTVHTSVKVQETIREALEMMTTETGATADPVHLGDSASSIMNKVQEITLQIPQKQLTVEDLRRMREPVKRLVEAGRVLAVQEDQDGRRSARITLQDGQLYLHPLLRQPTPAHAHTLQESEVVGVLEPSCTLAFRDLGWAGSTRGRVTIQLTPDTPLARQFVLLCTGQRGHTYCNTKLLQVVCKGEPREFVEGGDYESNDGEGGAPLLPDLQGQYRGSGRAGPVLCCDDPGDPRSAQFAITTRDLQGGRQWSYVFGHVSSAIRL from the exons atgaaactcttggaactggaggataccagtgtggtggatatgacaacacaaggagaggaagggaagactcggctgcaggccatgttggggagcctcgacacagtcaacacagCACAGGAAGTATTCATGACCATCAATGAAGTTGACCAATGCAACATGGAGGTAGAGAATTGGCTCAtgaagtgccaggaactcttcccagatgtcaagactgtccacacctcagtgaag gtgcaggagaccatcagggaggccctggagatgatgaccacagagacaggtgccacagctgaccctgtacacctgggagactcagcctccagcatcatgaataaagttcaggaaatcactctacagatcccccagaagcaattaaca gttgaggacctccgcaggatgagggagcccgtcaagaggctggtggaggctggccgggtgttggccgtccaggaagaccaagatggccgccgctccgccaggataactctacaagacggacagctgtacctccacccactcctgcgtcagcccacgcccgcccacgcccacaccctccag gagagtgaggttgtgggcgtgctggagccctcctgcaccctggcgttccgtgacctcgggtgggcggggtcaacaagagggcgggtcaccatccagctgacccctgacactccgctggccagacagtttgtgttgttgtgtacgggccagcggggccacacctactgcaacactaaactgttgcagGTGGTGTGCAAGGGTGAGCCGCGGGAGTTTGTGgagggcggagactacgagagtaatgatggtgagggaggagccccactgcttcctgacctccaggggcagtaccggggGTCAGGCCGGGCAGGACCTGTGTTGTGCTGCGATGATCCGGGGGATCCCAGGAGTGCCCAGTtcgccatcaccaccagggacctccagggtgGTCGCCAGTGGTCATATGTCTTCGGTcatgtg AGCTCGGCCATCAGGCTGTAG